The following proteins are co-located in the Rhodococcus opacus B4 genome:
- a CDS encoding amidohydrolase, giving the protein MLDLLLNNGVVRTFDAPGRAEAVGIADGRIRYVGTTEDAPPARRTIDLRGRLVTPGIIDSHNHLLLGFDPDAVSLEGAQDLPEVRRRIGAHAAARPDLDWICAENAVYSVVAGRRPNADDLRGVTDRPVFITTYDQHSVWLNDAALRRLGIDRGTQIPWGRPEFDDNGLPTGWVTDFYTSAMTRAGLAGLQRDIPMYSPDRRYRRITSSLEMATASGITTVVEPQVPLAELDLMYRARAEGRMQSRVITALFHPVGADAAFRRDLREAVDGAPVDDMLRLGPVKLYADDVIEPHTAAMLSDYANRPGHRGAPSLPPQEFTAMLTELDRLGFQTHTHATGDWGIRLALDSIEHAARVNGTTDRRHGIVHVECLHPEDLPRFRDLGVVAAMQPRHCSPDLVAGTWMENVGEDRWDRAWRFRSLAESGAALAFSSDWQVGEMDPLVGLYSALTRSGLDGLTDWTPRERMDLDSALRAYTRGGAWAWHAEDELGVIRPGAHADLVVWSADLYALEPGQLLGERADLTLVGGEVVYDAAVASVPADVPFAGSGAAGHTCSHG; this is encoded by the coding sequence ATGCTCGACCTACTGCTGAACAACGGCGTCGTGCGCACGTTCGACGCGCCCGGCCGGGCCGAGGCCGTCGGCATCGCGGACGGCCGGATCCGGTACGTCGGGACCACCGAGGACGCCCCGCCCGCCCGGCGGACCATCGACCTGCGAGGCCGGCTGGTCACCCCCGGCATCATCGACAGCCACAACCACCTGCTCCTCGGATTCGACCCCGACGCGGTGAGTCTCGAAGGCGCACAGGACCTCCCGGAGGTCCGGCGGCGGATCGGCGCGCACGCGGCCGCCCGCCCCGACCTCGACTGGATCTGCGCCGAGAACGCCGTCTACTCCGTGGTTGCCGGGCGCCGGCCGAACGCCGACGACCTCCGCGGCGTCACGGACCGCCCGGTGTTCATCACCACCTACGACCAGCACTCGGTGTGGCTGAACGACGCCGCACTGCGGAGGCTCGGCATCGACCGCGGCACCCAGATTCCCTGGGGAAGACCGGAATTCGACGACAACGGCCTGCCCACCGGCTGGGTCACGGACTTCTACACCAGCGCGATGACGCGGGCCGGCCTGGCCGGTCTGCAGCGCGACATCCCGATGTACTCCCCCGACCGCCGCTATCGTCGGATCACGTCCAGCCTGGAGATGGCGACGGCGAGCGGAATCACCACCGTCGTCGAACCGCAGGTCCCGCTGGCCGAACTCGACCTGATGTACCGGGCACGCGCCGAGGGACGGATGCAGTCGCGGGTGATCACCGCCCTGTTCCACCCGGTCGGCGCCGACGCCGCGTTCCGCCGGGACCTGCGGGAGGCCGTCGACGGCGCACCGGTCGACGACATGCTCCGGCTCGGGCCGGTCAAGCTGTACGCCGACGACGTGATCGAGCCGCACACCGCCGCGATGCTGTCCGACTACGCGAACCGGCCGGGTCATCGCGGAGCGCCGAGCCTGCCGCCGCAGGAGTTCACCGCGATGCTCACCGAACTCGACCGTCTCGGCTTCCAGACGCACACGCACGCGACCGGCGACTGGGGCATCCGGCTCGCGCTGGACTCGATCGAGCACGCCGCCCGCGTGAACGGCACGACCGACCGGCGGCACGGCATCGTCCACGTCGAGTGCCTCCACCCCGAGGACCTTCCCCGGTTCCGGGACCTCGGTGTGGTCGCGGCGATGCAGCCGCGGCACTGCTCGCCCGACCTCGTCGCGGGGACGTGGATGGAGAACGTCGGCGAGGACCGGTGGGACCGGGCGTGGCGCTTCCGTTCGCTCGCCGAGTCGGGGGCGGCGCTGGCATTCTCCAGCGACTGGCAGGTCGGGGAGATGGATCCGCTCGTCGGCCTCTACTCCGCCCTCACCCGCTCGGGTCTGGACGGCTTGACCGACTGGACCCCACGCGAACGGATGGACCTGGATTCGGCGTTGCGGGCATACACCCGCGGCGGCGCCTGGGCCTGGCACGCCGAGGACGAACTCGGCGTGATCCGACCCGGCGCCCACGCCGACCTGGTCGTCTGGTCGGCGGACCTGTACGCGCTCGAGCCCGGACAACTCCTCGGCGAGCGGGCCGACCTCACCCTGGTCGGCGGCGAGGTCGTGTACGACGCCGCCGTCGCGAGCGTCCCCGCGGACGTGCCGTTCGCCGGTTCCGGCGCGGCCGGCCACACCTGCTCGCACGGGTGA
- a CDS encoding APC family permease, giving the protein MDQTARPPTVTSTTPSGTYEASLSRSIGVGGNILITLSSISPASSVFILGGSALALFGTGVFWAFLVAGVVSILIAFCYAELASAYPVAGGDYSLVSRALGPAFGVATFFISLISLPLIIAVFALGVADYLGVAIHGLSPQQTALVVVVITTVTACFDIRTNAWLTGVFLGVEMAALGLLTVLGFVHMERPLTSLLSPEVLDPATGTLAPLAISGLMLAVTQGIFAYNGYGGAVYFAEETKNAARSIAKAVIWSAVITVATELVPLIAIMVGARSQTELFGSSLPVEAFLTERAGHAVAMVVLLSIALAVINAIIAITLQAGRLLYAAARDRALPQTVAAPLQAVSTKGRVPVLATVVMGAIAFAACFVPLDVLLTATGSTLMFTYLFIALAAIRHRRGGEARAGYRMPLWPLAPGICIAALGLVFVVTLLDPEQWLSLGISLGLVAAGFVYYALYLRPRKNTHLLLLDAAPEEIC; this is encoded by the coding sequence ATGGACCAGACCGCCCGGCCTCCGACCGTCACTTCCACCACCCCGTCCGGCACGTACGAGGCCTCGCTCTCCCGCAGCATCGGCGTCGGCGGAAACATCCTCATCACCCTGTCGTCGATCTCACCGGCGTCGAGTGTCTTCATCCTCGGCGGCTCGGCCCTCGCCCTGTTCGGCACCGGCGTCTTCTGGGCGTTTCTCGTCGCCGGCGTCGTCAGCATCCTGATCGCGTTCTGCTACGCCGAACTCGCCTCCGCGTATCCCGTTGCCGGCGGCGACTACTCGCTGGTGTCGCGGGCACTCGGCCCGGCCTTCGGCGTCGCGACGTTCTTCATCAGCCTCATCTCGCTGCCGCTGATCATCGCGGTCTTCGCCCTCGGGGTCGCCGACTACCTGGGAGTCGCGATCCACGGACTGTCGCCGCAGCAGACCGCGCTGGTCGTGGTCGTGATCACCACCGTGACCGCGTGTTTCGACATCCGGACGAACGCCTGGCTCACCGGGGTCTTCCTCGGCGTCGAGATGGCGGCGCTGGGCCTGCTCACCGTCCTCGGCTTCGTCCACATGGAGCGGCCGCTGACGAGCCTGCTCAGCCCGGAGGTCCTCGACCCGGCCACCGGCACCCTCGCACCGCTCGCGATCTCCGGACTGATGCTGGCCGTCACCCAGGGCATCTTCGCGTACAACGGGTACGGCGGCGCCGTCTACTTCGCCGAGGAGACCAAGAACGCGGCCCGCTCGATCGCGAAGGCCGTCATCTGGAGCGCCGTCATCACCGTCGCCACCGAACTCGTTCCGCTGATCGCGATCATGGTCGGCGCCCGCTCCCAGACCGAACTCTTCGGCTCCAGCCTTCCCGTGGAGGCCTTCCTCACCGAACGCGCCGGTCACGCCGTCGCGATGGTGGTTCTGCTCTCGATCGCCCTCGCCGTGATCAACGCCATCATCGCGATCACGCTGCAGGCGGGCCGGCTGCTCTACGCCGCCGCTCGCGATCGCGCCCTGCCGCAGACGGTCGCGGCGCCGCTGCAGGCCGTCAGCACCAAGGGCCGTGTCCCCGTGCTCGCCACCGTCGTGATGGGCGCCATCGCGTTCGCCGCGTGCTTCGTCCCCCTGGACGTGCTGCTCACCGCCACCGGGTCGACCCTCATGTTCACGTACCTGTTCATCGCGCTGGCCGCGATCAGACACCGCCGCGGCGGAGAAGCCCGCGCCGGCTACCGCATGCCGCTCTGGCCCCTCGCCCCGGGAATCTGCATCGCCGCGCTCGGCCTCGTCTTCGTCGTCACCCTGCTCGACCCGGAGCAGTGGCTCAGCCTCGGCATCTCGCTCGGACTCGTCGCCGCCGGCTTCGTCTACTACGCCCTGTACCTGCGACCGCGCAAGAACACCCACCTGCTGCTGCTCGACGCCGCCCCCGAGGAGATCTGCTGA
- a CDS encoding primary-amine oxidase, with amino-acid sequence MTRTTTGTFHPLDPLGADEFAQAAAVLAREHGVGDGWRFASIELAEPGKAAVSAFDTSGTVPDRRALVVCFDRASGDTYKALVSLTGDNVVSWQHIPDVQANFTVDEWEEADAFLRAHPDVIAALAKRGVTDMSLVFMDVWTYGDAVTPEKYKGRRLGWSDTWVRASEGANPYAGPVNGFHCVIDVNKMELLEIEDTFSVERPEVMGEYVPRHIPERIRAASTRPPLKPLDIVQPEGPSFTLEGNKLEWQNWSLRVGFNYREGMTLHAVTYNDNGRVRSIANRMSFAEMAVPYRDTSPDHYRRTAFDIGEWGIGFMTTSLTLGCDCLGEIRYLDAVLHDSKGVPFTIENAICIHEEDNAVLWKHVDHDGAEVRRMRRLTVSTHVTVANYEYLVYWRFYQDGNIECEVRATGIMVVSHFPEGGEHPSGTLVDNRTYAPFHQHFLVARLDLDVDGTENTVYATETEIVPMSPDNPLGLALRQKNTPLRTELEGRQDFDWQSQRAWKVVNDNTTTGLGTAPAYKLVPGSAIPSMFDPASPIFQRTGAIGHTVWVTPNSPDERWPAGEFVNQSKVDHGLPAWTAADRPIENTDVVLWYTFGIHHIPRPEDWPIMPADTVSFWLKPAGFFDRNPALDVAPTPEACDHHHPHHEDSDD; translated from the coding sequence ATGACCCGGACGACCACCGGCACGTTCCATCCTCTGGACCCGTTGGGGGCGGACGAATTCGCGCAGGCCGCGGCCGTCCTCGCCCGGGAACACGGGGTCGGGGACGGCTGGCGGTTCGCGTCGATCGAACTCGCCGAACCGGGCAAGGCCGCGGTGTCGGCGTTCGACACGTCGGGCACCGTCCCGGACCGCCGGGCGCTCGTCGTGTGCTTCGACCGCGCAAGCGGAGACACCTACAAGGCACTCGTCTCGCTGACGGGAGACAACGTGGTCTCCTGGCAGCACATCCCGGACGTCCAGGCGAATTTCACGGTCGACGAATGGGAGGAGGCGGACGCCTTCCTCCGCGCGCACCCGGACGTGATCGCAGCGCTCGCGAAGCGCGGGGTCACGGACATGAGCCTGGTGTTCATGGACGTCTGGACGTACGGCGACGCGGTGACCCCGGAGAAGTACAAGGGCCGCAGGCTCGGCTGGTCGGACACCTGGGTGCGGGCGTCCGAGGGCGCCAACCCGTATGCGGGCCCGGTCAACGGTTTCCACTGCGTCATCGACGTCAACAAGATGGAACTGCTCGAGATCGAGGACACGTTCAGCGTCGAACGTCCCGAGGTCATGGGCGAGTACGTGCCCCGGCACATTCCGGAACGGATCCGCGCCGCGAGCACCCGGCCGCCGTTGAAGCCGTTGGACATCGTCCAGCCGGAGGGACCGTCGTTCACACTCGAGGGCAACAAACTCGAATGGCAGAACTGGTCGCTGCGGGTGGGGTTCAACTACCGCGAGGGCATGACCCTGCACGCGGTGACGTACAACGACAACGGCCGGGTGCGTTCGATCGCGAACCGGATGTCGTTCGCGGAGATGGCGGTGCCGTACCGCGACACCAGTCCCGACCACTACCGTCGCACCGCCTTCGACATCGGCGAGTGGGGCATCGGGTTCATGACCACCTCCCTCACCCTGGGCTGCGACTGCCTCGGCGAGATCCGGTACCTCGACGCCGTCCTCCACGACAGCAAGGGTGTGCCGTTCACGATCGAGAACGCGATCTGCATCCACGAGGAGGACAACGCCGTCCTCTGGAAGCACGTCGACCACGACGGCGCCGAGGTGCGCCGCATGCGGCGGCTGACGGTGTCGACGCACGTGACGGTCGCCAACTACGAGTATCTCGTCTACTGGCGGTTCTACCAGGACGGCAACATCGAGTGCGAGGTCCGTGCCACCGGGATCATGGTGGTCAGCCACTTCCCCGAAGGTGGTGAGCACCCGAGCGGGACGCTCGTCGACAACCGCACGTACGCGCCGTTCCACCAGCATTTCCTGGTCGCCCGGCTCGATCTCGACGTCGACGGCACCGAGAACACGGTGTACGCGACCGAGACCGAGATCGTGCCGATGAGCCCGGACAATCCCCTGGGTCTCGCGCTGCGGCAGAAGAACACCCCGCTGCGGACCGAACTCGAGGGCCGCCAGGACTTCGACTGGCAGAGCCAGCGGGCGTGGAAGGTCGTCAACGACAACACGACCACCGGGCTCGGCACCGCCCCCGCCTACAAACTCGTTCCCGGCAGCGCGATCCCGTCGATGTTCGACCCGGCGTCACCGATCTTCCAGCGCACCGGCGCGATCGGCCACACCGTCTGGGTGACCCCCAACTCCCCCGACGAACGCTGGCCCGCCGGGGAATTCGTGAACCAGAGCAAGGTCGATCACGGACTTCCCGCCTGGACCGCGGCCGACCGCCCGATCGAGAACACCGACGTGGTGCTCTGGTACACGTTCGGGATCCACCACATTCCCCGGCCGGAGGACTGGCCGATCATGCCCGCCGACACCGTGTCGTTCTGGCTGAAACCGGCTGGATTCTTCGACCGCAACCCCGCCCTCGACGTCGCCCCCACCCCGGAGGCGTGCGATCACCACCATCCCCACCACGAGGACTCCGATGACTGA
- a CDS encoding gamma-aminobutyraldehyde dehydrogenase, with translation MSIDVLENYINGEFVASSATETLDLINPVDESVVGRAPVSTKADVDAAVEAAERAFVSWGKTTPSVRQTALLKLADAIEAHSDELVEAECRNTGQPKQVIADEEIKVGADQLRFFAGAARMLEGKAAGEYMDGFTSYVRREPIGVVGQVTPWNYPFMMALWKIGPALAAGNTIVLKPSDTTPNSTLVLARLTKGILPDGVFNVVLGNGETGATLVENPALGLVSITGSVRAGIAVAVSAARQLKRAHLELGGKAPAIVFGDVDIEKTASGIAEAAFFNGGQDCTAATRVLVHESIHDQLVDALVRKAETLKPGLPDDPDTFYGPLNNVNHFNAVSSKIADLPASAKIVTGGKRSGEQGFFFEPTVITGVDQRDDIVQEETFGPILTVQSFSDEKEAVTLANDVRYGLASSVWTNDHGVTQRLSAALDFGAVWINCHIPLVAEMPHGGFKYSGYGKDLSGYGVEDYTRIKHVMSSND, from the coding sequence ATGTCGATCGACGTACTCGAGAACTACATCAACGGTGAGTTCGTCGCCTCATCCGCGACGGAGACGCTGGACTTGATCAATCCTGTGGACGAGAGCGTCGTCGGGCGGGCGCCCGTCTCCACCAAAGCCGATGTGGACGCGGCCGTCGAGGCCGCCGAGCGGGCCTTCGTCTCGTGGGGCAAGACCACACCGAGCGTGCGTCAGACCGCGTTGCTGAAGCTCGCCGACGCGATCGAGGCGCACAGCGACGAACTCGTCGAGGCCGAGTGCCGCAACACCGGGCAGCCCAAGCAGGTCATCGCCGACGAAGAGATCAAGGTCGGCGCCGACCAGCTCCGCTTCTTCGCCGGCGCGGCCCGCATGCTCGAGGGCAAGGCCGCCGGCGAGTACATGGACGGCTTCACCTCCTACGTGCGCCGCGAGCCGATCGGCGTCGTCGGCCAGGTCACCCCGTGGAACTACCCGTTCATGATGGCCCTGTGGAAGATCGGCCCCGCGCTCGCGGCCGGCAACACGATCGTCCTCAAGCCCAGCGACACCACCCCCAACAGCACCCTCGTCCTGGCCCGGCTGACCAAGGGGATCCTCCCGGACGGCGTCTTCAACGTCGTCCTCGGCAACGGCGAGACCGGCGCCACCCTCGTGGAGAACCCCGCCCTCGGACTGGTGTCGATCACCGGATCCGTGCGGGCCGGCATCGCCGTCGCCGTCTCCGCCGCCCGCCAGCTCAAGCGCGCCCACCTCGAGCTGGGCGGCAAGGCACCCGCGATCGTCTTCGGCGACGTCGACATCGAGAAGACCGCGAGCGGCATCGCCGAGGCTGCCTTCTTCAACGGCGGCCAGGACTGCACCGCCGCCACCCGCGTCCTCGTCCACGAGTCCATCCACGACCAGCTCGTCGACGCCCTCGTCCGCAAGGCCGAGACCCTCAAGCCCGGCCTACCCGACGACCCGGACACGTTCTACGGCCCGCTCAACAACGTCAACCACTTCAACGCGGTCAGTTCCAAGATCGCCGACCTCCCCGCGTCCGCGAAGATCGTCACCGGCGGAAAGCGTTCCGGGGAGCAGGGATTCTTCTTCGAACCCACCGTGATCACCGGCGTCGACCAGCGCGACGACATCGTGCAGGAGGAGACGTTCGGTCCGATCCTCACCGTGCAGAGCTTCTCCGACGAGAAGGAGGCCGTGACCCTGGCCAACGACGTCCGGTACGGTCTCGCGTCGAGCGTGTGGACCAACGATCACGGCGTCACGCAACGACTTTCCGCCGCACTCGATTTCGGTGCCGTCTGGATCAACTGCCACATCCCGCTGGTCGCGGAGATGCCGCACGGCGGATTCAAGTACTCCGGATACGGCAAGGACCTCTCCGGCTACGGCGTCGAGGACTACACCCGCATCAAGCACGTCATGAGCTCGAACGACTGA
- a CDS encoding universal stress protein, whose amino-acid sequence MRLVVGYLATPSGEDGLALGAQLARSLGAQLDICMVLPPDRTVPARVPAETGYDDILASRAQRWLDEAKSSVPSDIDVDVHLSFHDSFAQGLIDEVSRLGAQAIVLGAAGDGLLGRHSVGSVSTELLHSAHVPLALAPRGYRHSSAKKIREVTCALGTRTGADVLLRTAVRTCERMQTPLRLVSLVALDPQNDLRDHRDTPGDVRDRAVAHAQSTLEEAKSALPEDFPVSVTIADDSSVESAVRKLEWQDGDLVMVGSSRLAQPHRLFLGSTAAKMLRVLPVPMVVVPKQEFSGSE is encoded by the coding sequence ATGCGATTGGTCGTTGGATATCTCGCCACTCCCAGCGGGGAGGACGGTCTGGCCCTCGGGGCGCAGCTCGCCCGTAGTCTCGGCGCACAGCTCGACATCTGCATGGTTCTCCCGCCGGACCGGACGGTCCCGGCGAGAGTTCCGGCAGAGACCGGCTACGACGACATCCTCGCCTCCCGTGCCCAGCGCTGGCTGGACGAGGCGAAGTCGTCGGTGCCGAGCGACATCGACGTGGACGTCCACCTGAGCTTCCACGATTCGTTCGCCCAGGGTCTCATCGACGAGGTGTCCCGGCTGGGGGCGCAGGCAATCGTCCTCGGCGCCGCCGGGGACGGCCTGCTGGGGCGGCACTCCGTCGGCTCCGTGTCGACGGAACTGCTGCACTCGGCGCACGTTCCGCTGGCCCTCGCGCCCCGCGGCTATCGGCATTCCTCCGCGAAGAAAATCCGCGAGGTGACGTGCGCGCTCGGGACCCGGACCGGGGCGGATGTGCTGCTGCGGACGGCGGTGCGGACGTGCGAGCGGATGCAGACCCCGCTCCGCCTCGTCTCGCTCGTCGCACTCGACCCGCAGAACGATCTACGCGATCACCGGGACACCCCCGGCGACGTCCGCGACCGAGCCGTCGCCCACGCGCAGAGCACCCTCGAAGAGGCGAAATCCGCCCTTCCCGAAGACTTTCCCGTATCCGTCACGATCGCCGACGACTCCTCCGTGGAATCGGCGGTCCGCAAACTCGAGTGGCAGGACGGCGACCTCGTCATGGTCGGCTCCAGCCGGCTCGCCCAACCTCATCGACTGTTCCTGGGATCCACCGCGGCCAAGATGCTCCGCGTCCTGCCGGTGCCCATGGTGGTCGTCCCCAAGCAGGAGTTTTCAGGCAGTGAGTAA
- a CDS encoding TetR/AcrR family transcriptional regulator: MARPNTQKQRRSELIEATLQAGSAHGLRSLSLTDVAKRAGLTRGALLYYFDDLDSLLAEAHRAGTERYCDLRDEAVAAQSSYAAKLRTAIDAGLPSGPDDTLMRLLYEFDFMTGTSALHDELVQKMYLRQLATYRAILGDGHGAGEFAVRGDIDQAAMNLVALEDAYGLHIVGGNSLITVDVARTAMLGFCEQIGCGVTEDAAAERG; this comes from the coding sequence ATGGCGCGACCGAACACTCAGAAGCAGCGGCGTTCCGAACTCATCGAGGCCACGCTGCAGGCGGGATCCGCGCACGGGCTCAGGTCGCTGTCGCTGACCGACGTCGCGAAACGGGCGGGCCTGACACGGGGTGCGCTGCTCTACTATTTCGACGATCTGGATTCGCTTCTCGCCGAGGCGCATCGGGCGGGCACCGAGCGCTACTGCGACCTCCGGGACGAGGCGGTGGCCGCGCAGTCGTCGTACGCGGCCAAGCTGCGCACGGCGATCGACGCCGGACTGCCGAGCGGACCCGACGACACCCTGATGCGGCTGCTCTACGAATTCGACTTCATGACGGGCACTTCGGCGCTGCACGACGAATTGGTCCAGAAGATGTATCTGCGACAGCTGGCGACGTATCGGGCCATCCTCGGCGACGGGCACGGTGCGGGGGAGTTCGCCGTGCGCGGCGACATCGACCAGGCGGCCATGAACCTGGTGGCGCTCGAGGACGCGTACGGGCTGCACATCGTCGGGGGCAACAGCCTCATCACCGTCGACGTCGCGCGCACGGCCATGCTGGGATTCTGCGAACAGATCGGCTGCGGCGTCACGGAAGACGCCGCAGCCGAGAGGGGCTGA
- a CDS encoding NAD-dependent succinate-semialdehyde dehydrogenase, whose protein sequence is MTDFERLRATLPTGLWIDGAQTDPIDGGTFPVYDPATGTLIADVADAGGKDAMRALDSAAAVQEEWAATAPRQRSIILRSAWEKVIERTDDLALLMTMEMGKALPESRGEVNYGAEFLRWFSEEAVRIQGRYTTSPSGSGRIMVTKVPVGPTLAVTPWNFPLAMGTRKIGPALAAGCTIIVKPAEDTPLTMLLLAEIFAEAGLPAGVLSVLPASNAAAVTEPLLADPRLRKVTFTGSTRVGKILIEQSAQQVLRTSMELGGNAPFVVFDDADIDAAVEGAMAAKMRNGGEACTAANRLIVANSVREEFTTKLTDRIAALRVGPGSEDGTNVGPLVNEKQRRNVASLVDDAVAAGARVRTGGKSVDGPGYFFQPTVLDEVPANARIVREEIFGPVAAITGFDTEAEGVAAANDTEYGLAAYIYTQNVERAFRVADKLESGMVGVNRGVISDVAAPFGGVKQSGLGSEGGTEGIEEYLETKYVGFA, encoded by the coding sequence ATGACTGATTTCGAACGGCTCCGCGCCACCCTGCCCACCGGTCTGTGGATCGACGGCGCCCAGACCGACCCGATCGACGGCGGCACCTTCCCGGTGTACGACCCGGCCACGGGAACCCTCATCGCCGACGTCGCCGACGCCGGCGGCAAGGACGCGATGCGCGCACTGGACTCCGCCGCGGCGGTCCAGGAGGAATGGGCAGCGACCGCACCCCGGCAGCGGTCGATCATCCTGCGCTCGGCGTGGGAGAAGGTCATCGAGCGCACCGACGACCTCGCACTGCTCATGACGATGGAGATGGGCAAGGCGCTGCCGGAAAGCCGCGGCGAGGTGAACTACGGCGCCGAGTTCCTGCGCTGGTTCAGCGAGGAAGCCGTCCGCATCCAGGGCCGCTACACCACGTCGCCGTCGGGCAGCGGACGGATCATGGTCACCAAGGTCCCCGTCGGACCCACCCTGGCCGTCACCCCGTGGAACTTCCCCCTCGCGATGGGCACCCGCAAGATCGGCCCCGCGCTCGCCGCCGGCTGCACGATCATCGTCAAGCCCGCCGAGGACACCCCGCTCACCATGCTGCTGCTCGCCGAGATCTTCGCCGAGGCAGGCCTGCCCGCCGGGGTTCTGTCGGTGCTGCCCGCGTCGAACGCCGCCGCCGTCACCGAACCGCTGCTCGCCGACCCGCGACTGCGGAAGGTGACGTTCACCGGATCCACCCGCGTCGGCAAGATCCTCATCGAGCAGTCCGCCCAGCAGGTTCTGCGCACGTCGATGGAACTCGGCGGCAACGCACCGTTCGTCGTGTTCGACGACGCCGACATCGACGCCGCCGTCGAGGGCGCGATGGCCGCGAAGATGCGCAACGGCGGCGAGGCCTGCACCGCCGCCAACCGCCTGATCGTCGCCAACTCGGTGCGCGAGGAATTCACCACCAAGCTCACCGACCGGATCGCCGCGCTCCGCGTCGGACCCGGCAGCGAGGACGGCACCAACGTCGGTCCCCTCGTCAACGAGAAGCAGCGCCGCAACGTGGCCTCCCTCGTCGACGACGCCGTCGCCGCGGGCGCCCGGGTCCGCACCGGCGGCAAATCCGTCGACGGTCCCGGCTACTTCTTCCAGCCCACCGTCCTCGACGAGGTGCCCGCGAACGCGCGCATCGTCCGCGAGGAGATCTTCGGACCCGTCGCCGCGATCACCGGATTCGACACCGAGGCCGAGGGCGTCGCCGCCGCCAACGACACCGAATACGGTCTCGCCGCGTACATCTACACGCAGAACGTCGAACGCGCGTTCCGCGTCGCCGACAAGCTCGAAAGCGGCATGGTCGGCGTCAACCGCGGAGTGATCTCCGACGTCGCCGCACCGTTCGGCGGAGTCAAGCAGTCCGGACTCGGCAGCGAAGGCGGCACCGAAGGCATCGAGGAGTACCTCGAGACCAAGTACGTCGGCTTCGCGTAA
- the gabT gene encoding 4-aminobutyrate--2-oxoglutarate transaminase, which produces MNDIQYRLPQKRALVTELPGPKSAALTARRRATVAAGVGSSVPVYAADADGGVVVDVDGNSLIDLGSGIAVTSVGASDPAVAEAVREQVGHFTHTCFMVTPYEGYVRVAEELAALTPGDHEKRTVLFNSGAEAVENAIKVARLATGRDAVVAFDHAYHGRTNLTMALTAKSMPYKAHFGPFAPEVYRLPMSYPYRDQDGLTGEQAAQRAISQMEKQIGADSLAAIIIEPIQGEGGFIVPAEGFLPTLVNWARANGVVFIADEVQTGFSRTGAWFACEHEEIVPDIITMAKGMAGGMPLSAITGRAELLDKVHPGGLGGTYGGNPVACAAALAALDSMRKFDLPARAQHIGDTVLPRLRALAAEVEVIGDVRGRGAMLAMEFVKPGTNEPDAELTKAIAAHALAQGVILLTCGTYGNVIRLLPPLVIGDDLLDDALTVIEQIVRSLV; this is translated from the coding sequence ATGAACGACATCCAGTACCGGCTGCCGCAGAAGCGCGCCCTGGTCACCGAGCTCCCCGGCCCGAAGTCGGCGGCCCTCACCGCTCGCCGCCGCGCCACCGTGGCCGCGGGCGTCGGCTCCAGCGTCCCCGTGTACGCGGCGGATGCCGACGGTGGTGTGGTCGTCGACGTCGACGGCAACTCCCTGATCGACCTCGGCTCGGGCATCGCGGTCACCAGCGTGGGCGCGTCCGATCCGGCCGTCGCCGAGGCGGTGCGAGAGCAGGTCGGGCACTTCACCCACACCTGTTTCATGGTCACCCCGTACGAGGGCTACGTCCGCGTGGCGGAGGAACTCGCCGCCCTCACCCCCGGCGACCACGAGAAGCGCACCGTCCTGTTCAACTCGGGCGCCGAGGCGGTGGAGAACGCGATCAAGGTTGCTCGCCTCGCCACCGGCCGCGACGCCGTCGTCGCGTTCGACCACGCCTACCACGGTCGTACGAACCTGACGATGGCCCTCACCGCCAAGTCGATGCCCTACAAGGCCCACTTCGGTCCGTTCGCGCCCGAGGTGTACCGGCTCCCCATGTCCTACCCCTACCGGGACCAGGACGGACTGACCGGCGAGCAGGCCGCCCAGCGCGCCATCAGCCAGATGGAGAAGCAGATCGGCGCCGATTCACTCGCGGCGATCATCATCGAGCCGATCCAGGGCGAGGGCGGATTCATCGTTCCCGCCGAGGGATTCCTCCCCACCCTGGTGAACTGGGCCCGCGCCAACGGCGTCGTGTTCATCGCCGACGAGGTGCAGACCGGTTTCTCCCGCACCGGCGCGTGGTTCGCGTGCGAGCACGAGGAGATCGTCCCGGACATCATCACGATGGCCAAGGGCATGGCGGGCGGCATGCCGCTGTCCGCGATCACGGGCCGCGCCGAACTGCTCGACAAGGTGCACCCCGGTGGACTGGGCGGCACGTACGGCGGCAACCCCGTCGCGTGTGCCGCTGCGCTCGCCGCGCTCGACAGCATGCGGAAGTTCGACCTGCCCGCTCGCGCACAGCACATCGGCGACACCGTCCTGCCGCGGCTGCGGGCCCTCGCCGCCGAGGTCGAGGTCATCGGTGACGTGCGCGGACGCGGCGCGATGCTCGCGATGGAGTTCGTCAAGCCCGGCACGAACGAGCCGGACGCCGAACTGACGAAGGCCATTGCCGCCCACGCGCTCGCACAAGGTGTCATTCTGCTGACATGCGGTACGTACGGCAACGTCATCCGACTGCTTCCGCCGCTGGTCATCGGCGACGACCTGCTCGACGACGCCCTCACCGTCATCGAGCAGATCGTGCGCTCGCTCGTCTGA